The following coding sequences lie in one Homo sapiens chromosome 6 genomic scaffold, GRCh38.p14 alternate locus group ALT_REF_LOCI_5 HSCHR6_MHC_MCF_CTG1 genomic window:
- the HLA-DOA gene encoding HLA class II histocompatibility antigen, DO alpha chain precursor codes for MALRAGLVLGFHTLMTLLSPQEAGATKADHMGSYGPAFYQSYGASGQFTHEFDEEQLFSVDLKKSEAVWRLPEFGDFARFDPQGGLAGIAAIKAHLDILVERSNRSRAINVPPRVTVLPKSRVELGQPNILICIVDNIFPPVINITWLRNGQTVTEGVAQTSFYSQPDHLFRKFHYLPFVPSAEDVYDCQVEHWGLDAPLLRHWELQVPIPPPDAMETLVCALGLAIGLVGFLVGTVLIIMGTYVSSVPR; via the exons ATGGCCCTCAGAGCAGGGCTGGTCCTGGGGTTCCACACCCTGATGACCCTCCTGAGCCCGCAGGAGGCAGGGGCCACCAAGG CTGACCACATGGGCTCCTACGGACCCGCCTTCTACCAGTCTTACGGCGCCTCGGGCCAGTTCACCCATGAATTTGATGAGGAACAGCTGTTCTCTGTGGACCTGAAGAAAAGCGAGGCCGTGTGGCGTCTGCCTGAGTTTGGTGACTTTGCCCGCTTTGACCCGCAGGGCGGGCTGGCCGGCATCGCCGCAATCAAAGCCCATCTGGACATCCTGGTGGAGCGCTCCAACCGCAGCAGAGCCATCAACG TGCCTCCACGGGTGACCGTGCTCCCCAAGTCTCGGGTGGAGCTGGGCCAGCCCAACATCCTCATCTGCATCGTGGACAACATCTTCCCCCCTGTGATCAATATCACCTGGCTGCGCAACGGCCAAACTGTCACTGAGGGAGTGGCCCAGACCAGCTTCTATTCCCAGCCTGACCATTTGTTCCGCAAGTTCCACTACCTGCCCTTCGTGCCCTCAGCCGAGGACGTCTATGACTGCCAGGTGGAGCACTGGGGCCTGGATGCGCCACTCCTCAGGCATTGGG aGCTCCAGGTGCCTATTCCACCACCAGATGCCATGGAGACCCTGGTCtgtgccctgggcctggccaTCGGCCTGGTGGGCTTCCTCGTGGGCACCGTCCTCATCATCATGGGCACATATGTGTCCAGTGTCCCCAG GTAA